One genomic window of Polyangium aurulentum includes the following:
- a CDS encoding non-ribosomal peptide synthetase/type I polyketide synthase, whose translation MSRKTRASAPPAIGAREGHPIAKIMGIDSFGSAPQERTPTELTPGSSPVPVMVPPSTLRPVSPDAGASQCLHEIFAAQAAVWPDRTAVVFEDSHLSYRELDERSSRLANHLQRLGVERGTLVAICLERSTDVIVAILGILKAGGAYVPLDPAHTDERLAFYLADADAPVVVTTEAIGRQWPESARPVLLDAHAALLAKEPATPPDALASPDDLAYVIYTSGSTGTPKGVMVTHHNVVRLFRACERWFRFDEHDVWSMFHSYAFDFSVWEMWGALLHGGRVVVVSHAQSRALHRFARMLREQGVTVLSQTPSAFRQLAPIVLSDDPGEYALRYVVFGGEALDFAALRPWIERFSDASPALVNMYGITETTVHCTYRRVTREDVLGSPKSLIGVPLPDLDILLLDANLDPVPPGEIGEIFVSGEGLARGYLRRPQLTAERYPTWPRDGRRLYRSGDLARLLPDGDMEYLGRADDQVKIRGFRIELGEIAALLLAHPDVADAAVIAVETKGDKRLVAYVVPRDGRSPAPDELKRALSRWLPEYMLPSAIVLVDRLPLTVNGKLDRAALPMPPEETAAFHAPETATQRSLARIFEEAVGRQRIGLADGFFALGGDSLQAARVLWGIEKELGVELPLRALFEAQTLGKLAERIDVEKERARERPRAFAPIQRGGPLPLSPTQQQLWLLHERSPAMPTYHETLSIDAGAALDEAALRSAFHRLIRRHEALRSTFVSVDGRPEKRVRPDVNPEWRAVDLRALRQPEREAQAREIASEVARRPFDLEAGPLLRVTLVRLGDHETRLFVTFHHIIMDGMGQIVFFDDLEAEYRSVLAGREPLPPLALQEADVCALQCAALADNRERHLPYWRKQLENLPVLELPTDRPRPAVQSLRGATFQRLLPRDLVARARAAAAMLGTTPYQVFLSAFVALLQRHTQQDEVVLGGLTSGRRRPEENAILGCLVNSVVLRIPFAGLRSFRDLVLRVREVVTEAHAHQDLPFHELVAELKPSRDTSKNPLFQVMFAIEPSPPRNGAGWELRFMADIDKGTSRLDLVYELMECGDDLWLVIEHSTDLFDTGTMARMLERYLTLLCGALDDIERAAHDVTHTPLFALPVLAPGEREQIVHFNGNDAPHPEDVCIHHLFEEQARARPDAPAAVFEGEALSYCQLDARANQLAHHLRSLGVGPHARAGICAERSLDLLVAILGVLKAGGAYVPLDPSYPRARLAFMLQDAGIGVLVTERSSRHALPETDARVVLLDEDRAAIAAQPEQPPAVEVGPDNLAYVIYTSGSTGRPKGVLVPHRGVCNLAPQLVRTFDVRPQSRVLWFTSPSFDVSVMEIVMTLAAGATLVLAPRSALLPGLPLRRLMREQRITIASMPPSAIAALDIEGDGDPRSLPVETIIAAGEALPSRLVSRFGPGRRFFNLYGPTETTIGATIGECRPDGSKPSIGKPVQNTRCYVLDAHMQPVPIGVPGELYIGGAGVAHGYHERPELTAARFVTNPFGEGRLYRTGDRVRWLEDGSLDFMGRFDDQVKLRGFRIELGEVEAQLGRHVAVRMAAAKLVQTAAADPLLVAYVVPRPGAPADLASSLQQSLREHLPEPLVPSAIVTLDRLPLNPSGKVDRAALPAPALPSRTLAPATTPVEEAVSAIWREVLGAPSIGLDDRFFEVGGHSLALARVQALLRARLGVEIDVVALLGLPTIRALAGHIAAQPGAPRLPEAPAPSVERSGAIAIVGMAIRAPGVRDTRALWHALREGRELIRTLDPQALIDAGADPGRVKKASFVAREGVLEDADHFDAAFFGFSDADAAILDPQQRLFLESSHEALEHAGCDPARFPGRIGVFGGAGMPRHWLGPVADSLREGGSDLDAYRAMTLNSNDFLATRVAFKLGLRGPAITVQTGCSTSLAAVHTARQSLLAGECDVALAGGVSLASLDESEQGYLHAEGGILSADGHCRPFDEAANGTVKSSGVALVVLKRLADALADGDTIHAVIAGSAMNNDGSAAKAGFTAPSEEGLAEAIERAHASAGVDPGSIGFVEAHGTGTRLGDPTEVRALTRAYRRHTERRGFCALGSLKANLGHLDAAAGVAGLIKATLALSHELIPPAAGFQTPNPLLGLSETPFYINNAPVPWPRAGSPRRAGVSAMGIGGTNVHVVLEEAPKAAPRSSTRPSQLLCLSARTPSALAELAERIEERLAHDPSLDLADAAHTLAVGRAQRQHRMALVCHDAREAARALCEKARAGHAKAASPRARPVVFLFPGHGAHYARMGLDLYRAEPGYRAEVDRCLDILREDAGIDLGPLLLGDAPEDDPRLDEMRWAQPLLFTVEYALGKQLLSWGVRPAAMLGHSLGEYVAACLAGVFSLRDALALVATRGRLMDETPPGGMLTVFGDERTVTPHLGKSVAIATYAPGCVVLSGPASDIEALRARLESEGLETRAVRVSRASHSPLMEPIRDHLRRRVARASLGSPAIPIISNVTGMVLTAAEAQSPDSWAEHLTRPVRLTEGLGALLDLESPIFLEVGPGTTMGSFLKGHPRHDGDAIAIVATMPGYKKRDESAHGALLGGLGAAWEIGMTIDWRAFYGHEQRQRIPLPAHPFERRQYSLRRKHSPSPADLDARSLEHAHELGVRGIDGYPGVRARLEELCALLVLDFLVRKLGSRARDAHSAEALRQRAGILPKFEPMAAYLAQVLLKANLARKTPDEKLLLQVEAAGRSADLAAELRNDCPEISGLVRFLEHCVGHYDEALTGLAEPVGVLYPDGTDALYRSFMRDTKPYLHDAIHLATARDAVVEIVEHRKGRKTRILEVGGGHGTLTWPLVERLRGADVEYHFTDIGRSFLLRAEAEAARRGLSFLKCSRFDLDRSPASQGLVGPYDIVVGYNAVHVAIDLDAALAGLHGLMAPGGAMLLVEITRTETWDFLTWGLAPGFWDIERARGGALGMGLDRWEEALSRAGFTAVRSVPRDRARRSVEEHGLVIAERARAIQPLERAPAPAKAIAEPAISSTARAPSDAPATKALDEAETLVRRLWERLLGISPLPAGAHFFDLGGDSLLAVQFLADLRTRTGCEIKASRFAENPTMDAVAALVRAASSPAPEPSPPRPAPAREPDIAHPCLVPLRSSGSKRPFFCVHPIGGGALCYAPLARAMAPDRPFYGLQSPMLEDRDARPSSVEEMAAMYIDAIRRVQPSGPYLLGGWSFGGVVAAEMARQLRARGQAVAQLVLLDVDASPPGRLALLRQIDERLPTLSMLPAIFHDVRGAAGKAPGRQGIEPLADTLAVAAKNLVVYDHHLAIWRDHTPAELDVPATHFVASERSRLGSFLRAQSAPQMPVRGVKVVRVPGDHFSMLSAPHAEHLAPQIEAALQTADMQPVSEDEGDARSLAQAEASVRAWLDRFVGLTFVGGKIVIDEMFTRSDTDVLIDVCEPIHVGAGAAAEHMERQFQAFRDLRKKMHDARVKVFAGGRSAYATAFFNSELTLVKSGRRISLRHVRVTWVLERTGDTWRAVHIHSSLPVGEPLYEMEG comes from the coding sequence CACTCTTATGCATTCGACTTCTCCGTCTGGGAGATGTGGGGGGCGCTCCTGCACGGCGGGCGCGTCGTGGTCGTCTCGCACGCGCAATCGCGCGCGCTGCACCGCTTCGCGCGCATGTTGCGCGAGCAAGGCGTGACCGTCCTGTCCCAGACACCGTCCGCATTCCGCCAGCTCGCGCCCATCGTGCTCTCCGACGACCCCGGCGAATACGCGCTCAGGTACGTGGTCTTCGGCGGCGAAGCGCTCGATTTCGCCGCACTTCGCCCGTGGATCGAACGGTTTTCCGACGCTTCGCCGGCGCTCGTCAACATGTACGGAATCACCGAGACGACGGTGCATTGCACCTACCGCCGCGTCACGCGAGAGGACGTCCTCGGAAGCCCGAAGAGCCTCATCGGCGTCCCCTTGCCCGATCTCGACATCCTGCTCCTCGACGCGAACCTCGATCCCGTGCCCCCCGGTGAAATCGGCGAGATCTTCGTCTCTGGCGAGGGCCTCGCGCGCGGCTATCTGCGCCGCCCGCAGCTGACGGCCGAGCGCTATCCCACCTGGCCTCGCGACGGCCGGCGCCTTTACCGCTCGGGCGACCTCGCGCGCCTGTTGCCCGACGGTGACATGGAATATCTCGGCCGCGCCGACGATCAGGTGAAGATCCGCGGCTTCAGGATCGAGCTCGGCGAGATCGCCGCGCTCCTGCTCGCGCACCCGGACGTGGCAGACGCGGCCGTCATCGCTGTCGAAACGAAGGGCGACAAACGCCTCGTCGCTTACGTGGTCCCCAGGGACGGCCGCTCCCCCGCCCCCGACGAATTGAAGCGCGCCCTGTCGCGCTGGCTCCCCGAATACATGCTCCCCTCGGCGATCGTCCTCGTCGATCGATTGCCGCTCACCGTGAACGGCAAGCTCGATCGCGCTGCCCTGCCGATGCCGCCGGAGGAGACCGCGGCGTTCCACGCGCCCGAGACCGCCACGCAGCGCTCGCTCGCGCGCATCTTCGAGGAGGCTGTCGGCAGGCAGCGAATCGGCCTCGCGGATGGCTTCTTCGCACTCGGCGGCGATTCGCTCCAGGCCGCGCGCGTCCTGTGGGGCATCGAAAAGGAGCTCGGCGTCGAGTTGCCGCTGCGCGCGCTGTTCGAGGCGCAGACGCTGGGGAAGCTCGCCGAGCGAATCGATGTGGAAAAAGAGCGCGCACGCGAGCGCCCCCGGGCGTTCGCGCCCATCCAGCGGGGTGGACCGCTGCCGCTCTCCCCGACGCAGCAGCAGCTCTGGCTCCTCCACGAGCGCTCGCCTGCAATGCCCACGTATCACGAGACGCTGTCGATCGACGCCGGCGCGGCCCTCGACGAGGCCGCCCTGCGCTCGGCCTTCCACAGGCTCATCCGGCGCCACGAGGCGCTGCGCTCGACATTCGTGTCGGTGGACGGACGGCCGGAGAAGCGCGTGCGACCGGACGTGAATCCCGAATGGCGCGCGGTGGACCTGCGCGCGCTGCGGCAGCCCGAGCGCGAGGCGCAGGCGCGTGAAATCGCGAGCGAGGTCGCACGCAGGCCCTTCGATCTCGAGGCCGGCCCGCTCCTGCGCGTGACGCTCGTCCGGCTCGGCGACCACGAGACCCGGCTCTTCGTGACCTTCCACCACATCATCATGGATGGAATGGGCCAGATCGTCTTCTTCGACGATCTCGAGGCGGAGTATCGGTCGGTCCTCGCCGGGCGAGAGCCGCTCCCGCCCCTGGCCCTGCAGGAGGCCGATGTTTGCGCCCTGCAATGCGCCGCCCTCGCGGACAATCGCGAGCGGCACCTGCCGTACTGGCGCAAGCAGCTCGAAAACCTGCCGGTGCTCGAGCTGCCGACCGACCGGCCGCGCCCCGCCGTGCAATCGCTCCGGGGAGCGACCTTCCAGCGGCTGCTGCCGCGCGATCTCGTGGCGCGCGCGCGGGCCGCGGCGGCGATGCTCGGCACGACCCCCTACCAGGTCTTCCTCTCCGCCTTCGTGGCCTTGCTCCAGCGGCATACCCAGCAGGACGAGGTCGTGCTCGGCGGGCTGACCAGCGGGCGGCGGCGGCCGGAGGAGAACGCAATCCTCGGCTGCCTCGTCAATAGTGTGGTGCTGCGAATCCCCTTCGCCGGCCTGCGCTCGTTCCGCGATCTGGTCCTGCGCGTGCGCGAGGTCGTCACCGAGGCGCACGCACACCAGGATCTGCCCTTTCACGAGCTCGTCGCGGAGCTGAAGCCCTCGCGCGACACCAGCAAGAACCCGCTCTTCCAGGTGATGTTCGCGATCGAGCCGTCCCCGCCGCGCAATGGCGCGGGATGGGAGCTGCGGTTCATGGCGGACATCGACAAGGGAACCTCCCGTCTCGATCTCGTCTACGAGCTGATGGAATGCGGGGACGACCTGTGGCTCGTGATCGAGCACAGCACCGACCTCTTCGACACGGGCACGATGGCGCGCATGCTCGAGCGCTATCTCACGCTGCTTTGCGGCGCGCTCGACGACATCGAGCGGGCCGCCCACGATGTCACCCACACGCCGCTCTTCGCTCTGCCGGTGCTGGCGCCCGGGGAGCGCGAGCAGATCGTGCATTTCAATGGCAACGACGCGCCCCATCCCGAAGACGTGTGCATTCACCACCTCTTCGAGGAGCAGGCCCGCGCGCGCCCCGACGCCCCCGCGGCCGTCTTCGAGGGCGAGGCCCTCTCCTATTGCCAGCTCGACGCCCGCGCCAACCAGCTCGCCCATCACCTTCGTTCGCTCGGCGTCGGGCCTCATGCGCGAGCGGGCATTTGCGCCGAGCGCTCGCTCGACCTTCTGGTCGCCATTCTGGGCGTGCTGAAGGCCGGCGGCGCGTACGTCCCGCTCGACCCGTCCTATCCGCGCGCGCGCCTCGCCTTCATGCTGCAAGACGCAGGCATTGGCGTGCTCGTCACCGAGCGCAGCTCGCGCCACGCCCTGCCCGAAACGGACGCGCGCGTCGTCCTCCTCGACGAGGACCGCGCCGCCATCGCCGCGCAGCCCGAACAGCCGCCCGCGGTCGAGGTCGGTCCTGACAACCTGGCTTACGTGATATACACGTCGGGCTCGACGGGGCGCCCCAAGGGCGTGCTCGTGCCGCACCGGGGCGTCTGCAATCTCGCGCCCCAGCTCGTTCGAACCTTCGACGTCCGCCCGCAAAGCCGCGTCCTCTGGTTCACCTCGCCGAGCTTCGACGTATCGGTCATGGAGATCGTCATGACGCTCGCCGCGGGCGCGACCCTCGTGCTCGCGCCCCGGAGTGCGCTCTTGCCCGGGCTTCCGTTGCGGCGCCTCATGCGCGAGCAGCGGATCACCATTGCCTCCATGCCCCCCTCGGCCATCGCGGCGCTCGATATCGAGGGCGACGGGGATCCGCGCTCCTTGCCCGTCGAGACGATCATCGCCGCCGGCGAGGCGCTGCCCTCGAGGCTCGTCTCGCGCTTCGGCCCCGGCAGGCGCTTCTTCAACCTGTACGGGCCCACGGAGACCACCATCGGCGCGACGATCGGCGAGTGCAGGCCCGACGGCAGCAAACCCTCGATTGGCAAGCCCGTGCAGAACACGCGCTGCTACGTGCTCGACGCGCACATGCAGCCCGTCCCCATCGGCGTCCCCGGCGAGCTTTACATCGGCGGCGCCGGCGTGGCGCACGGCTATCACGAGCGCCCCGAGCTCACGGCCGCGCGATTCGTGACAAACCCGTTCGGCGAAGGCAGGCTGTACAGAACGGGCGATCGCGTCCGCTGGCTCGAGGACGGCAGCCTCGATTTCATGGGCCGCTTCGACGATCAGGTGAAGCTGCGCGGCTTCCGTATCGAGCTGGGCGAGGTCGAGGCGCAGCTCGGCCGGCACGTCGCGGTCCGCATGGCAGCCGCCAAGCTCGTGCAGACCGCCGCTGCCGATCCGCTCCTCGTCGCGTACGTCGTGCCGCGCCCGGGTGCGCCTGCGGATCTCGCGAGCTCGCTCCAGCAATCCCTGCGCGAGCACCTGCCCGAGCCGCTCGTCCCCTCCGCAATCGTGACCCTCGACCGGCTGCCCTTGAACCCGAGCGGCAAGGTCGACCGCGCCGCATTGCCCGCGCCTGCGTTGCCGAGCCGCACCCTCGCCCCGGCCACGACGCCCGTGGAAGAGGCGGTGAGCGCCATCTGGAGGGAGGTTCTCGGCGCGCCATCCATTGGCCTCGACGATCGCTTCTTCGAGGTCGGCGGGCATTCACTCGCGCTCGCGCGCGTCCAGGCGCTCTTGCGCGCGCGGCTCGGGGTGGAGATCGACGTCGTGGCGCTGCTCGGATTGCCGACGATCCGCGCGCTCGCCGGGCACATCGCCGCCCAGCCAGGAGCGCCGCGCCTCCCGGAGGCCCCCGCGCCGTCCGTCGAGCGCTCCGGGGCCATTGCAATCGTGGGTATGGCCATTCGCGCGCCCGGAGTGCGGGACACGCGCGCCTTGTGGCATGCCCTCCGCGAGGGCCGCGAATTGATCCGAACGCTCGATCCCCAGGCTTTGATCGACGCCGGGGCCGACCCAGGCCGCGTGAAAAAGGCTTCGTTCGTCGCCAGGGAGGGCGTGCTCGAGGACGCCGATCATTTCGACGCCGCATTCTTCGGCTTCAGCGATGCCGACGCGGCCATCCTGGATCCGCAGCAGCGGCTCTTCCTCGAGTCCTCGCACGAGGCGCTCGAGCACGCGGGCTGCGATCCTGCCCGTTTCCCCGGCCGTATTGGCGTCTTCGGCGGCGCGGGCATGCCGCGACACTGGCTCGGCCCGGTCGCGGACAGCCTGCGCGAGGGCGGGAGCGACCTCGACGCCTATCGCGCGATGACGCTCAATTCGAATGATTTTCTCGCCACGCGCGTGGCCTTCAAGCTCGGGCTGCGCGGCCCCGCGATCACGGTCCAGACGGGATGCTCCACCTCGCTCGCGGCCGTCCACACGGCCCGCCAGAGCCTGCTCGCCGGCGAATGCGACGTGGCGCTCGCGGGCGGCGTGTCGCTCGCCTCGCTCGACGAATCCGAGCAGGGCTATCTGCACGCCGAGGGAGGCATCCTCTCTGCCGACGGCCATTGCCGCCCGTTCGACGAGGCGGCGAATGGCACCGTGAAATCGAGCGGGGTCGCGCTGGTCGTCCTCAAGCGGCTCGCCGACGCGCTCGCCGACGGTGACACGATCCACGCCGTCATCGCCGGCTCGGCCATGAACAACGACGGATCCGCCGCGAAGGCCGGCTTCACGGCCCCGAGCGAGGAGGGCCTCGCCGAGGCGATCGAGCGCGCCCACGCATCCGCGGGCGTCGATCCCGGCTCGATCGGGTTTGTCGAGGCGCATGGCACCGGCACGCGCCTCGGGGACCCGACCGAGGTGCGCGCATTGACCCGCGCTTATCGCCGCCACACGGAGCGGCGCGGATTTTGCGCGCTCGGATCGCTGAAGGCCAATCTCGGTCACCTCGACGCCGCAGCGGGCGTCGCCGGCCTCATCAAGGCCACGCTCGCGCTCTCCCACGAGCTCATCCCCCCGGCAGCGGGCTTTCAGACGCCGAATCCGCTGCTCGGCCTGTCGGAGACGCCGTTTTACATCAACAACGCGCCCGTCCCGTGGCCGCGCGCGGGCTCTCCCAGGCGCGCGGGCGTGAGCGCAATGGGCATCGGCGGCACCAACGTGCACGTCGTGCTCGAGGAGGCCCCGAAGGCCGCGCCACGCTCGTCCACGCGGCCATCGCAGCTCCTCTGCCTCTCGGCGCGCACGCCGTCGGCGCTCGCCGAACTCGCAGAGAGGATCGAGGAGCGCCTCGCGCACGATCCCTCCCTCGATCTCGCGGACGCCGCCCACACGCTGGCCGTGGGGCGCGCGCAGCGACAGCACCGGATGGCGCTGGTTTGTCACGACGCCCGAGAGGCCGCGCGCGCGCTCTGTGAAAAGGCGCGCGCGGGCCATGCAAAGGCGGCGTCGCCCCGCGCGCGCCCCGTGGTCTTCCTCTTCCCGGGGCACGGGGCGCATTATGCGCGGATGGGGCTCGACCTTTACCGCGCCGAGCCGGGATACCGCGCCGAGGTGGACCGTTGCCTCGATATCCTGCGCGAGGACGCCGGGATCGACCTCGGCCCGCTGCTGCTCGGGGATGCGCCGGAGGACGATCCCAGGCTCGACGAGATGCGCTGGGCGCAGCCGCTCCTGTTCACGGTCGAATACGCGCTCGGCAAGCAGCTTCTCTCCTGGGGCGTGCGTCCCGCCGCGATGCTCGGCCATAGCCTCGGCGAATACGTCGCGGCTTGTCTCGCCGGCGTGTTCTCGCTCCGCGATGCGCTCGCGCTCGTGGCCACGCGCGGCCGTCTCATGGACGAGACCCCGCCGGGCGGCATGCTCACGGTCTTCGGAGACGAACGAACGGTGACGCCGCACCTCGGCAAGAGCGTGGCCATTGCCACGTACGCGCCGGGTTGCGTCGTGCTCTCGGGGCCTGCGTCGGACATCGAAGCCTTGCGCGCGCGCCTCGAAAGCGAGGGGCTCGAGACGCGCGCCGTGCGGGTCTCGCGCGCCTCCCATTCTCCGCTGATGGAGCCCATTCGCGATCATCTCCGGCGTCGCGTCGCCCGCGCCTCGCTCGGCTCGCCCGCGATCCCGATCATCTCCAACGTGACGGGCATGGTCTTGACCGCCGCGGAGGCGCAGAGCCCCGATTCCTGGGCCGAGCACCTCACGCGCCCGGTGCGCCTCACCGAGGGCCTCGGGGCGCTGCTCGATCTCGAATCTCCGATCTTCCTCGAGGTCGGCCCGGGGACCACCATGGGCTCTTTCTTGAAAGGGCACCCTCGTCACGACGGCGACGCGATCGCCATCGTGGCCACGATGCCCGGGTACAAGAAACGCGACGAATCTGCGCACGGAGCGTTGCTCGGCGGCCTCGGCGCGGCGTGGGAGATCGGTATGACCATCGACTGGCGGGCATTCTACGGGCACGAGCAACGACAGAGAATCCCGCTTCCGGCGCACCCGTTCGAGAGGCGGCAGTATTCGCTCCGCCGAAAACACTCCCCATCCCCGGCAGATCTCGACGCGCGCTCGCTCGAGCATGCTCATGAGCTCGGCGTGCGCGGAATCGACGGCTACCCCGGTGTACGGGCGCGGCTCGAGGAGCTTTGCGCCCTCCTCGTGCTCGATTTCCTCGTCCGCAAGCTCGGCAGCCGCGCGCGCGACGCCCACAGCGCCGAAGCCCTGCGGCAGCGCGCGGGCATCCTGCCGAAGTTCGAGCCCATGGCAGCGTACCTCGCGCAGGTGCTCCTGAAGGCGAATCTCGCCAGGAAGACGCCCGACGAGAAGCTCCTCTTGCAGGTCGAAGCGGCCGGGCGCTCGGCCGACCTCGCGGCGGAGCTCCGAAACGATTGCCCCGAGATTTCCGGGCTGGTCCGTTTCCTCGAACATTGCGTCGGGCATTACGACGAGGCCCTCACGGGGCTCGCCGAGCCAGTCGGCGTCCTCTACCCCGACGGGACCGACGCCCTCTATCGCTCGTTCATGCGCGACACGAAGCCGTACTTGCACGACGCAATCCATCTGGCCACGGCCCGCGACGCCGTGGTGGAGATCGTCGAGCACCGCAAAGGACGAAAGACGCGCATCCTCGAGGTCGGCGGAGGTCACGGGACATTGACGTGGCCGCTCGTCGAGCGGCTGCGCGGCGCGGACGTCGAGTATCATTTCACGGACATCGGCCGCTCGTTCCTGCTGCGCGCCGAGGCCGAGGCCGCGCGACGCGGGCTTTCTTTCCTGAAATGCTCGCGCTTCGACCTCGACCGCTCGCCCGCGTCGCAGGGGCTCGTCGGGCCTTACGACATCGTCGTCGGCTACAATGCCGTCCACGTCGCCATCGATCTCGACGCCGCGCTCGCGGGCTTGCATGGCCTCATGGCCCCGGGCGGCGCGATGCTCCTCGTCGAGATCACGCGCACCGAGACCTGGGACTTTCTCACGTGGGGGCTCGCGCCCGGGTTCTGGGACATCGAGCGCGCCCGGGGCGGCGCTCTCGGAATGGGGCTCGATCGCTGGGAGGAGGCGCTCTCGCGCGCCGGATTCACGGCCGTTCGGAGCGTGCCCCGCGACCGGGCGAGGCGATCCGTCGAGGAGCACGGGCTCGTGATCGCAGAGCGAGCCCGCGCAATCCAGCCTCTCGAACGCGCCCCTGCGCCCGCCAAGGCAATCGCAGAGCCCGCCATTTCGAGCACGGCCCGCGCGCCGAGCGACGCGCCCGCCACGAAGGCGCTCGACGAGGCAGAGACCCTCGTGCGCCGCCTGTGGGAGCGGCTGCTCGGGATCTCGCCACTGCCGGCGGGGGCCCATTTCTTCGATCTCGGAGGCGACTCGCTGCTCGCCGTGCAATTCCTGGCCGATCTGCGCACGCGCACCGGCTGCGAGATCAAGGCCTCGCGATTCGCGGAAAACCCCACGATGGACGCCGTCGCCGCACTCGTGCGCGCCGCGAGCTCCCCCGCGCCCGAGCCTTCGCCCCCGCGCCCAGCGCCCGCGAGAGAGCCCGACATCGCACATCCCTGCCTCGTGCCCTTGCGCTCTTCAGGCTCGAAGCGGCCCTTTTTCTGCGTGCACCCGATCGGCGGCGGCGCCCTTTGCTACGCGCCTCTCGCGCGGGCCATGGCCCCCGACCGGCCCTTCTATGGCCTGCAATCGCCAATGCTCGAGGATCGCGATGCGCGCCCGAGCAGCGTCGAGGAAATGGCAGCCATGTACATCGACGCAATCCGGCGCGTGCAGCCGAGCGGCCCCTATCTCCTCGGCGGCTGGTCGTTCGGCGGCGTGGTCGCGGCCGAGATGGCGCGGCAGCTCCGGGCCCGCGGCCAGGCGGTCGCACAGCTCGTCCTGCTCGACGTCGACGCATCTCCGCCCGGGCGCCTCGCGCTGTTGAGGCAAATCGACGAGCGCCTGCCGACGCTTTCAATGCTGCCCGCGATCTTCCACGACGTGCGCGGCGCGGCGGGCAAAGCGCCCGGCCGTCAAGGCATCGAGCCGCTCGCGGACACCCTGGCCGTGGCCGCGAAGAACCTCGTCGTCTACGACCATCACCTCGCGATCTGGCGCGACCACACGCCCGCCGAGCTCGACGTCCCTGCCACGCATTTCGTGGCGAGCGAGAGATCGCGGCTCGGCTCGTTCCTGCGCGCGCAGTCGGCCCCGCAAATGCCCGTCCGCGGGGTGAAGGTCGTGCGCGTGCCCGGCGACCACTTCTCGATGCTCTCGGCCCCTCACGCCGAGCATCTGGCGCCGCAGATCGAGGCCGCGCTGCAGACCGCGGACATGCAGCCCGTCTCCGAGGACGAAGGGGACGCCCGCTCGCTCGCGCAAGCGGAGGCGTCTGTCCGGGCGTGGCTCGATCGATTCGTCGGGCTCACCTTCGTGGGCGGCAAGATCGTGATCGACGAGATGTTCACGCGGAGCGACACCGACGTGCTCATCGACGTCTGCGAGCCCATTCACGTGGGCGCCGGCGCGGCGGCCGAGCACATGGAGCGGCAGTTTCAGGCGTTCCGCGACCTGCGCAAGAAGATGCACGACGCGCGCGTGAAGGTGTTCGCCGGAGGGCGCTCCGCATACGCCACCGCGTTCTTCAACTCCGAATTGACCCTCGTGAAGAGCGGGCGCCGCATCTCCCTGCGGCACGTCCGCGTGACCTGGGTCCTCGAGCGGACGGGCGACACCTGGCGGGCGGTCCACATCCACTCCTCGCTGCCGGTGGGCGAGCCATTGTACGAGATGGAGGGTTGA